In Silene latifolia isolate original U9 population chromosome 3, ASM4854445v1, whole genome shotgun sequence, a single window of DNA contains:
- the LOC141646639 gene encoding transcription factor GAMYB-like isoform X1, translated as MIDMATDTEHRKASRCRKNSTAMEEVSSDESPLGGSHLKKGPWTSAEDAILVEYVTRHGEGNWNAVQKHSGLSRCGKSCRLRWANHLRPDLKKGAITPEEEDRIIELHAKMGNKWARMALELPGRTDNEIKNYWNTRIKRLQRAGLPIYPPEIRMQALNESEHSDEMNTRDNNRSDSSQMNDFDIPEVEFKNLELNQGLLRCSPSLLDIPTTSLLQKNVSPSQNLGYLFPAMNPNKRLREMEFDQCSSMQSLWSYDANLNLNQTGPIGILGGHTPINGKSSTSEPDTKAMKMELPSLQYSESQVNGWATSSSPLPSLESVETIIQSPESEHTQSNCPSPRSSGLLEAIVYESQSMKNSNRQNSETSFTAPDGVESSSRNVSDTIWDTCGDPISPLSQSAASVFVDNTPGSGRSSSDEPFSTETLPGEYFYLLNVLGYNMKPEPFDWTSTESSSKDISCPLEYLRPDALLDSFWFGHRIARSKEQLITEDVGALLAEDFNYDYKQADDKSFEPESSTWDHC; from the exons ATGATTGATATGGCAACCGACACTGAGCACAGAAAGGCGTCAAGGTGTCGTAAAAATTCTACTGCTATGGAAGAGGTTTCCAGTGATGAAAGCCCTCTTGGAGGAAGTCATCTGAAGAAAGGTCCATGGACGTCAGCTGAGGATGCAATATTGGTGGAATATGTTACTAGGCATGGAGAAGGTAATTGGAATGCTGTCCAAAAACATTCCGGACTTTCACGCTGTGGAAAGAGTTGTCGTTTGCGATGGGCTAATCATTTACGACCAGATTTGAAGAAAGGTGCCATCACACCTGAAGAGGAGGATCGAATCATTGAACTTCATGCGAAAATGGGAAATAAATGGGCTCGTATGGCTTTAGAG CTTCCTGGACGTACTGATAACGAGATAAAGAACTATTGGAATACGAGAATTAAGAGGTTGCAACGTGCTGGATTACCAATATACCCCCCTGAAATCCGAATGCAAGCATTGAACGAGAGTGAACACAGTGACGAAATGAATACAAGGGATAATAATCGTTCTGACAGTTCACAGATGAACGACTTTGACATTCCTGAAGTCGAGTTTAAAAACTTAGAGCTAAATCAGGGACTTTTACGCTGTTCTCCGTCTCTACTTGATATTCCTACCACCAGCCTCCTCCAGAAAAACGTCAGCCCGTCTCAAAATTTAGGATACTTGTTCCCGGCAATGAATCCTAATAAACGCCTTAGAGAGATGGAATTTGATCAGTGCTCGTCTATGCAGTCTCTCTGGTCATATGACGCGAATTTAAACCTGAACCAAACCGGCCCAATTGGGATTCTCGGTGGCCATACCCCTATAAATGGCAAATCCTCTACTTCTGAGCCCGATACCAAGGCGATGAAGATGGAGCTCCCTTCACTCCAATACTCGGAATCTCAAGTTAATGGGTGGGCCACATCATCGTCCCCACTCCCTTCCCTTGAGTCCGTTGAAACTATAATCCAATCCCCCGAGAGTGAGCACACTCAATCAAATTGCCCTTCTCCACGGAGCAGTGGGCTCTTGGAGGCCATTGTTTATGAGTCACAGTCTATGAAGAACTCAAACCGTCAAAATTCAGAAACCTCCTTTACAGCACCAGATGGAGTCGAGTCTTCTTCTCGAAATGTTAGTGACACTATTTGGGACACTTGTGGTGATCCCATATCGCCTCTTAGTCAATCTGCGGCTTCTGTTTTTGTTGACAACACTCCTGGAAGTGGCAGAAGTTCTTCAGACGAGCCCTTTTCAACTGAGACCTTACCTGGTGAATATTTCTACCTTTTAAACGTTTTGG GGTACAACATGAAGCCAGAACCATTCGACTGGACATCAACCGAGTCAAGCAGTAAGGACATATCATGCCCATTAGAGTACTTGAGACCAGATGCATTACTAGACTCATTTTGGTTTGGTCATCGGATTGCTCGTAGTAAGGAACAGTTGATCACAGAAGACGTTGGTGCCCTTCTTGCCGAGGATTTCAATTATGATTACAAACAAGCGGACGACAAAAGTTTTGAGCCTGAATCTTCTACTTGGGATCATTGTTAG
- the LOC141646639 gene encoding transcription factor GAMYB-like isoform X2 → MIDMATDTEHRKASRCRKNSTAMEEVSSDESPLGGSHLKKGPWTSAEDAILVEYVTRHGEGNWNAVQKHSGLSRCGKSCRLRWANHLRPDLKKGAITPEEEDRIIELHAKMGNKWARMALELPGRTDNEIKNYWNTRIKRLQRAGLPIYPPEIRMQALNESEHSDEMNTRDNNRSDSSQMNDFDIPEVEFKNLELNQGLLRCSPSLLDIPTTSLLQKNVSPSQNLGYLFPAMNPNKRLREMEFDQCSSMQSLWSYDANLNLNQTGPIGILGGHTPINGKSSTSEPDTKAMKMELPSLQYSESQVNGWATSSSPLPSLESVETIIQSPESEHTQSNCPSPRSSGLLEAIVYESQSMKNSNRQNSETSFTAPDGVESSSRNVSDTIWDTCGDPISPLSQSAASVFVDNTPGSGRSSSDEPFSTETLPGYNMKPEPFDWTSTESSSKDISCPLEYLRPDALLDSFWFGHRIARSKEQLITEDVGALLAEDFNYDYKQADDKSFEPESSTWDHC, encoded by the exons ATGATTGATATGGCAACCGACACTGAGCACAGAAAGGCGTCAAGGTGTCGTAAAAATTCTACTGCTATGGAAGAGGTTTCCAGTGATGAAAGCCCTCTTGGAGGAAGTCATCTGAAGAAAGGTCCATGGACGTCAGCTGAGGATGCAATATTGGTGGAATATGTTACTAGGCATGGAGAAGGTAATTGGAATGCTGTCCAAAAACATTCCGGACTTTCACGCTGTGGAAAGAGTTGTCGTTTGCGATGGGCTAATCATTTACGACCAGATTTGAAGAAAGGTGCCATCACACCTGAAGAGGAGGATCGAATCATTGAACTTCATGCGAAAATGGGAAATAAATGGGCTCGTATGGCTTTAGAG CTTCCTGGACGTACTGATAACGAGATAAAGAACTATTGGAATACGAGAATTAAGAGGTTGCAACGTGCTGGATTACCAATATACCCCCCTGAAATCCGAATGCAAGCATTGAACGAGAGTGAACACAGTGACGAAATGAATACAAGGGATAATAATCGTTCTGACAGTTCACAGATGAACGACTTTGACATTCCTGAAGTCGAGTTTAAAAACTTAGAGCTAAATCAGGGACTTTTACGCTGTTCTCCGTCTCTACTTGATATTCCTACCACCAGCCTCCTCCAGAAAAACGTCAGCCCGTCTCAAAATTTAGGATACTTGTTCCCGGCAATGAATCCTAATAAACGCCTTAGAGAGATGGAATTTGATCAGTGCTCGTCTATGCAGTCTCTCTGGTCATATGACGCGAATTTAAACCTGAACCAAACCGGCCCAATTGGGATTCTCGGTGGCCATACCCCTATAAATGGCAAATCCTCTACTTCTGAGCCCGATACCAAGGCGATGAAGATGGAGCTCCCTTCACTCCAATACTCGGAATCTCAAGTTAATGGGTGGGCCACATCATCGTCCCCACTCCCTTCCCTTGAGTCCGTTGAAACTATAATCCAATCCCCCGAGAGTGAGCACACTCAATCAAATTGCCCTTCTCCACGGAGCAGTGGGCTCTTGGAGGCCATTGTTTATGAGTCACAGTCTATGAAGAACTCAAACCGTCAAAATTCAGAAACCTCCTTTACAGCACCAGATGGAGTCGAGTCTTCTTCTCGAAATGTTAGTGACACTATTTGGGACACTTGTGGTGATCCCATATCGCCTCTTAGTCAATCTGCGGCTTCTGTTTTTGTTGACAACACTCCTGGAAGTGGCAGAAGTTCTTCAGACGAGCCCTTTTCAACTGAGACCTTACCTG GGTACAACATGAAGCCAGAACCATTCGACTGGACATCAACCGAGTCAAGCAGTAAGGACATATCATGCCCATTAGAGTACTTGAGACCAGATGCATTACTAGACTCATTTTGGTTTGGTCATCGGATTGCTCGTAGTAAGGAACAGTTGATCACAGAAGACGTTGGTGCCCTTCTTGCCGAGGATTTCAATTATGATTACAAACAAGCGGACGACAAAAGTTTTGAGCCTGAATCTTCTACTTGGGATCATTGTTAG
- the LOC141646633 gene encoding L-ascorbate oxidase homolog, giving the protein MGKTTKIVSSLLLPWLFSMVVMMARAEDPYLFFEWKVSYGTRSPLGVPQQVILINNEFPGPNLNTTTNNNVVINVFNELDEPLLFTWSGIQLRKNSWQDGTPGTMCPIAPGTNYTYHFQVKDQIGSYYYFPSTGFQRAAGGFGGLRINSRLLIPVPFADPEDDYTVLVGDWYADSHTVLKKRLDGGKSLARPDGVLMNGRQGKVGDGNEEPLFTMKPGKTYRYRICNVGMKNSINFRFQGHNMKLVEVEGSHTVQNIYDSLDIHLGQCYSVLVTADQEPKDYYMVASSRFTKYHLQATGIVRYEGAKGAASTVLPEAPVGWAWSLNQFRSLRWNLTASAARPNPQGSYHYGQINITRTIKLVNTAGTVDGKLRYAINGATHTDVDTPMKLAEYYQVADKLFKYDVIGDEPPTNVDTLEKFIVGPNVLNATFRNFVEIIFENHEKSIQTWHLNGYSFFPVAIEVGTWEPEKRKNYNLLDAVSRYTIQVYPKSWAAIMLTFDNSGMWQLRNECLERSYLGQQMYVSVLSPERSIRDEYNLPEFCKICGMVKDLPKPPPYH; this is encoded by the exons ATGGGAAAGACAACGAAAATCGTCTCCTCTTTGTTGTTACCATGGCTGTTCTCCATGGTTGTGATGATGGCTAGGGCCGAGGACCCGTACTTGTTCTTTGAATGGAAAGTTAGCTATGGCACTCGATCACCTTTGGGTGTTCCTCAACAAGTTATTCTCATTAACAACGAATTTCCCGGCCCTAACTTGAACACGACTACCAATAACAATGTCGTTATTAATGTTTTTAATGAGCTTGACGAGCCATTGCTCTTCACCTG GAGCGGAATTCAGCTAAGGAAAAACTCATGGCAAGACGGAACACCAGGGACAATGTGCCCAATAGCACCCGGAACAAACTACACATACCATTTCCAAGTAAAGGATCAAATCGGAAGCTACTACTATTTCCCAAGCACCGGTTTCCAAAGGGCAGCCGGTGGATTCGGCGGTCTACGAATCAACAGTCGTCTATTAATCCCAGTCCCATTTGCTGACCCTGAGGACGACTACACGGTCCTAGTTGGAGACTGGTACGCGGATAGCCACACCGTCCTTAAGAAGAGGCTCGATGGGGGAAAATCCTTGGCTAGACCAGACGGTGTGCTTATGAACGGTCGACAAGGTAAGGTTGGTGACGGAAATGAAGAGCCATTGTTTACAATGAAGCCTGGTAAGACTTACAGGTACAGGATTTGCAATGTTGGGATGAAGAATTCTATCAATTTCCGTTTCCAAGGTCATAACATGAAGCTCGTCGAGGTCGAAGGGTCCCACACTGTTCAAAATATCTATGATTCACTTGATATTCATCTTGGACAATGTTACTCTGTTCTTGTTACAGCTGATCAAGAACCTAAGGATTACTATATGGTCGCTTCGTCAAG GTTTACCAAGTACCACCTCCAAGCCACAGGCATTGTACGCTATGAAGGCGCGAAAGGCGCAGCATCAACAGTCCTACCCGAGGCACCAGTCGGGTGGGCATGGTCATTGAACCAGTTCAGGTCATTGAGGTGGAATTTGACAGCGAGCGCAGCAAGGCCTAACCCACAAGGCTCATACCACTATGGTCAAATCAACATAACCCGAACCATTAAGCTGGTTAATACAGCTGGCACAGTCGATGGCAAGCTTCGCTACGCAATTAATGGTGCAACTCATACTGATGTTGATACCCCAATGAAACTAGCTGAGTATTACCAAGTTGCTGATAAGTTGTTCAAGTATGATGTTATTGGTGATGAGCCTCCAACTAATGTTGATACTTTAGAAAAGTTCATTGTTGGACCCAATGTTCTTAATGCTACCTTTAGGAACTTTGTTGAGATTATCTTTGAAAACCATGAGAAGAGTATCCAGACTTGGCATTTGAATGGTTATTCTTTCTTCCCTGTCGC GATTGAAGTAGGAACATGGGAACCAGAGAAGAGGAAGAACTACAATCTGTTAGATGCAGTAAGCAGATACACAATTCAAGTATACCCGAAATCATGGGCAGCAATCATGCTTACATTCGACAATTCCGGAATGTGGCAGCTCCGAAACGAATGCTTAGAGAGGTCATACTTGGGACAACAAATGTATGTTAGTGTTCTTTCACCAGAGAGGTCTATCAGGGATGAATACAACCTTCCTGAATTCTGTAAAATTTGCGGTATGGTCAAGGACTTGCCTAAACCGCCTCCTTACCATTAA
- the LOC141646634 gene encoding conserved oligomeric Golgi complex subunit 1 — protein sequence MRVSSSIDQSATMSGAGFRDAESIFRSKPVSEIRVVEVQTRKQIDDKKEELRQLIGNRYRDLIDSADSILVMKSSCESISLNISSIYDDLFSLCDSSKNADFLPNYNPNRVRIYGIASRVKYLVDTPENIWGCLDEFMFLEASARYIRAKLVYEGLNLGGDDVGKSILRKNFPLLNHQWQIVESFKGQISQRSREKLMVVENRAGYDVLKVEIGAFADALAGVAIIDELDPRLAFELFLESRKGWILQRLNGFYGGNEDVVSVLCEVSKIIQVTIAQVGEMFLQVLSDMPLFYKVILGSPPASQLFGGIPNPEEEVRLWNGFRETLESVMVLLDRELVARSCSSWLRECGREIVKKVDGKCLIDAIASGADLASAEKRLRETMDSKDVLEGSLDWLKSVFGSDIELPWSRTRELVLEENVDLWDEIFEDAFVSRMKVIIDSGFDDLTRTVNVPESIHSVGENFSDQFDFKAYLLRSSAAGGVWFTDPNVKKAGFVPSVKTLPEEFDFGSCLSAYFGPEASRIRDAVDNCSHSVLEDLLSFLESPKASLRLKNLAPYLQNKCYESTTIILTDLKNELEKLRASLENVVKETEFQSPAAIIEKSLFIGRLLFAFRNHSKHVPVVLGSPRFWVNETLVSGSEKSRDFMFSLNSAALKSPGKQSFGNSKRQSLVANALFGASDTPSPKLDEVISSMRDLGIAAHGLWISWVSDELANILLENLKLDDGLSATKPLRGWEEIVVTQDPSSGTDSEMKILLPSLPSLYISSFLFRACEEVHRVGGHVLDKVILQSFAKRLLEKVVGIYSELLMDGAEMSEKGVQQVLLDLRFTSDILSGCDSSMDEGLSKSPSTKYTFRRKPEKSRSKSAIRERIDDLVNRFSQKLDPIDWQTFEPYLWENERQSYLRHAVLFGFFVQLNRLYTDTAQKLPTSGESNIMRCSTVPRFKYLPISAPALSSRPATKAPLRTTSDDVSARSSLKAYANGEFSQKTDFDESSSFGAPFLKSFMQVGSRFGEGTFKLGSILTDAGFKDKASAMSSFGDILPVQAAGLLSSFTATRSDS from the exons ATGCGTGTCTCATCATCAATAGATCAATCTGCGACAATGTCAGGCGCCGGGTTCCGCGACGCGGAATCAATTTTTCGATCCAAACCCGTTTCCGAGATCCGAGTCGTCGAAGTTCAAACTCGCAAACAAATCGATGATAAAAAAGAAGAATTACGTCAATTAATTGGTAATCGTTATCGTGATTTAATTGATTCTGCTGATTCAATTTTGGTTATGAAATCATCTTGTGAATCAATTTCGTTAAATATTTCGTCGATTTATGATGATTTGTTTTCGTTATGTGATTCGAGTAAGAATGCTGATTTTTTGCCTAATTATAACCCTAATCGTGTTAGAATTTACGGCATTGCGAGTAGAGTTAAGTATTTAGTCGATACGCCGGAGAATATTTGGGGTTGTTTGGATGAATTCATGTTTTTGGAGGCTTCTGCTAGGTATATTAGGGCGAAATTGGTTTACGAGGGTTTGAACTTGGGGGGAGATGATGTCGGAAAGTCGATTTTGAGGAAGAATTTCCCGTTGTTGAATCATCAGTGGCAGATTGTGGAGAGTTTTAAAGGGCAGATTTCGCAGCGGAGTAGGGAGAAGTTGATGGTGGTGGAGAATCGGGCCGGGTATGATGTGCTGAAGGTGGAGATTGGGGCGTTTGCGGATGCATTGGCTGGGGTGGCGATTATTGATGAGCTCGATCCTAGGCTGGCATTTGAGTTGTTTTTGGAGTCGAGGAAGGGGTGGATTTTACAGAGGTTGAATGGGTTTTATGGGGGGAATGAGGATGTGGTTAGTGTGCTTTGTGAGGTGAGTAAGATTATTCAGGTTACGATTGCTCAAGTTGGGGAGATGTTCTTGCAAGTGTTGAGTGATATGCCGTTgttttataaagtgattttgggGTCTCCTCCTGCTTCACAGTTGTTTGGGGGGATACCTAATCCTGAAGAGGAGGTGAGGTTGTGGAATGGGTTTAGGGAAACGTTGGAGTCCGTCATGGTTTTGCTTGATCGGGAGTTGGTTGCTAGGAGTTGCTCTAGCTGGCTTAGGGAATGTGGGAGAGAGATTGTGAAGAAGGTTGATGGAAAGTGTTTGATTGATGCGATTGCTAGTGGGGCTGATCTAGCCTCTGCCGAGAAGCGTTTGCGAGAAACTATGGACAGTAAGGATGTGTTGGAAGGCAGCTTAGATTGGCTGAAGAGTGTATTTGGTTCTGATATTGAGTTGCCTTGGAGTAGAACTCGGGAACTTGTGTTGGAAGAAAATGTGGACCTTTGGGATGAAATATTCGAGGATGCTTTTGTAtcccggatgaaagtgattatagACTCAGGATTCGATGATTTAACCAGGACTGTGAATGTGCCTGAATCAATACATTCAGTTGGGGAGAACTTTAGTGATCAGTTTGACTTTAAAGCATATTTGCTCAGATCATCTGCTGCTGGTGGGGTTTGGTTTACTGACCCTAATGTCAAGAAAGCTGGTTTCGTCCCTAGCGTCAAGACCTTGCCTGAAGAATTCGATTTTGGCAGCTGCCTTAGTGCATATTTCGGGCCAGAAGCCAGTCGAATTAGAGATGCAGTAGACAACTGCAGCCACAGTGTACTGGAGGACTTACTATCATTCTTAGAATCTCCAAAAGCATCTTTGAGATTGAAGAATTTGGCGCCATATTTGCAAAATAAATGCTATGAAAGCACAACGATTATTTTGACTGATTTGAAGAATGAACTTGAGAAACTACGTGCTTCCCTTGAAAATGTTGTTAAGGAGACTGAGTTTCAGTCTCCAGCTGCAATCATAGAGAAATCCCTTTTTATTGGACGGTTGCTTTTTGCCTTCCGGAACCACTCAAAGCATGTTCCGGTGGTGCTTGGTTCACCACGATTTTGGGTAAATGAGACTCTGGTTTCAGGTTCTGAGAAGTCAAGGGATTTTATGTTTTCTTTGAACTCTGCTGCACTTAAAAGCCCAGGGAAACAAAGTTTTGGTAACTCTAAACGACAGTCACTGGTTGCTAACGCTTTGTTTGGAGCAAGTGACACTCCTAGTCCAAAACTTGATGAAGTTATTAGCAGTATGAGAGACCTAGGCATTGCCGCTCATGGCCTTTGGATCTCATGGGTATCTGATGAGCTTGCAAATATCCTCTTGGAGAATCTCAAATTGGATGATGGATTATCAGCTACAAAACCCTTGCGC GGCTGGGAGGAGATCGTAGTTACGCAAGACCCATCAAGCGGAACTGATTCAGAGATGAAAATATTGCTTCCATCCTTGCCTTCTCTATATATATCTTCATTTTTATTCAGAGCTTGTGAAGAAGTTCATCGAGTTGGAGGTCATGTGCTTGATAAGGTTATTCTGCAGTCATTTGCCAAGAGATTGCTGGAAAAG GTTGTCGGCATCTATAGTGAACTTCTTATGGATGGAGCAGAAATGTCAGAGAAAGGAGTACAACAAGTTCTGTTAGACTTGAGATTTACTTCAGATATTCTTTCTGGGTGCGATTCTAGCATGGATGAAGGCTTGTCAAAAAGTCCATCTACAAAATATACTTTTAGGAGAAAGCCAGAGAAGAGCAGATCTAAGTCAGCTATCAGAGAACGTATTGATGATCTCGTCAATCGTTTTTCACAAAAGTTGGATCCCATAGATTGGCAAAC GTTTGAACCATACCTTTGGGAGAACGAGAGACAGTCCTATTTGAGACATGCTGTCCTTTTCGGTTTCTTTGTTCAACTAAATCGCTTGTACACAGATACTGCTCAGAAACTGCCTACCAGTGGCGAGTCAAATATAATGAGATGCTCCACTGTACCTCGTTTCAAATACCTACCCATCAG TGCTCCTGCCTTATCATCAAGGCCTGCTACTAAGGCACCACTTCGGACGACTTCTGATGATGTATCGGCAAGAAGTTCGTTGAAAGCTTATGCAAATGGGGAGTTCTCGCAGAAGACTGATTTTGACGAAAGCTCAAGCTTTGGAGCTCCATTTCTGAAGTCTTTCATGCAG GTTGGTAGTAGATTTGGAGAGGGAACATTTAAACTGGGTTCTATTTTAACTGATGCGGGGTTCAAGGACAAAGCGTCTGCCATGTCATCATTTGGTGATATCTTACCCGTACAAGCTGCAGGCCTGCTCTCATCATTTACTGCTACCAGATCAGACTCTTAA
- the LOC141646635 gene encoding large ribosomal subunit protein eL27y-like → MVKFLKPGKAVILLQGRYAGKKAVIIKNYDEGTGDRKYGHCLVAGISKYPSKVIKKDSVKKQAKKSRVKSFVKMVNYNHIMPTRYTLDVDLKEVVSADVLGSRDKKVTAAKEVKTRFEERFKTGKNRWFFSKLRF, encoded by the coding sequence ATGGTGAAATTCCTCAAACCTGGAAAAGCAGTAATCCTGCTACAAGGCCGATACGCCGGAAAGAAAGCCGTAATCATCAAGAACTACGATGAAGGAACTGGCGATCGCAAATACGGTCACTGCCTCGTCGCCGGAATCAGCAAGTACCCAAGCAAGGTAATTAAGAAGGATTCAGTAAAGAAACAAGCGAAGAAATCTAGGGTTAAGAGTTTCGTtaaaatggttaattataatcaTATTATGCCAACTCGTTATACTCTTGATGTTGATCTTAAAGAAGTTGTTTCTGCTGATGTTCTTGGAAGTCGTGATAAGAAGGTTACTGCTGCTAAGGAGGTGAAAACCCGGTTCGAGGAGCGGTTTAAGACTGGGAAAAACCGTTGGTTTTTTAGCAAGCTCAGGTTTTGA
- the LOC141646638 gene encoding beta-hexosaminidase 3, protein MEKKMLKILQFFVLFLLQVVLVFGADKNVEQVNIWPLPNYVKNGNKVVYISNDFELKSVGSKYGDKLGILKDGFVRLMKVITLDHVIDPKFSRLDQSVFLKGVNVVVHSSSDELHYDVDESYNLSVPVAGSGKPAFASIEANTVYGALHGLQTFSQICEYNIRTRLVEIRFVPWTVIDEPRFPYRGLLIDTARHYLPLPVIKNVIDSMAYAKLNVLHWHIVDTQSFPLEIPSYPKIWNGAYSASERYTMDDAAEIVRHAQRRGINVLAEIDVPGHASAWGNGYPALWPSAACKEPLDVSNEFTFQVINGILSDFSKVFKYKFVHLGGDEVDTGCWATTPHVARWLRRNKMNGDQAYEYFVLRAQKIALSHGYEIINWEETFNNFGKKLDRKTVVHNWLGGGVAQEVTAAGLRCIVSNQDKWYLDHVDTTWDKFYMNEPLTNITNPKHQNLVIGGEVCMWGEHVDGSDIQQTIWPRAAAAAERLWTAYDQLATNPSKVARRLSHFRCLLNQRGIAAAPLFGSGRAAPDEPGSCFKQ, encoded by the exons ATGGAGAAAAAAATGttgaaaattttgcaattttttgttttgtttttgttacaAGTTGTGTTAGTATTTGGTGCTGATAAAAATGTTGAGCAAGTTAACATATGGCCATTGCCAAATTATGTTAAAAATGGGAATAAAGTTGTTTATATAAGTAATGATTTTGAGTTAAAAAGTGTTGGGAGTAAATATGGTGATAAGTTAGGGATATTGAAAGATGGGTTTGTGAGATTGATGAAAGTTATTACCTTAGATCATGTCATTGATCCTAAGTTTTCGCGGTTAGATCAGTCGGTTTTTCTCAAAGGTGTTAATGTTGTTGTTCATTCATCCAGTGATGAG TTGCACTATGATGTTGACGAGTCGTACAATCTTTCTGTTCCGGTTGCTGGAAGTGGGAAGCCTGCCTTTGCAAGCATTGAG GCAAACACTGTATATGGAGCTTTACATGGACTACAG ACATTTAGCCAGATCTGTGAGTATAACATCAGAACGAGGCTTGTAGAAATCCGTTTTGTTCCATGGACTGTTATTGATGAACCTAGATTCCCTTACCGTGGGCTGCTTATTG ATACCGCGCGACACTATTTACCATTGCCTGTGATAAAGAATGTCATTGACTCGATGGCATACGCTAAACTG AATGTACTCCACTGGCATATTGTGGATACACAGTCTTTTCCGCTAGAGATACCTTCATATCCAAAAATTTGGAATGGCGCTTATTCTGCATCAGAGAGATATACAATGGATGATGCTGCCGAAATTGTGAG GCATGCTCAGAGACGAGGAATTAATGTGCTTGCTGAAATTGACGTTCCCGGGCATGCTAGTGCATG GGGAAATGGCTATCCTGCATTATGGCCGTCGGCAGCATGTAAGGAGCCTCTTGATGTGAGCAATGAATTTACATTCCAAGTTATAAACGGAATTCTTTCAG ATTTTAGCAAAGTCTTCAAATATAAATTTGTTCATTTGGGAGGCGACGAAGTTGATACTG GTTGCTGGGCGACAACGCCTCATGTAGCTAGATG GCTAAGGAGGAACAAGATGAATGGCGATCAAGCTTACGAGTACTTCGTCCTAAGGGCACAAAAAATTGCATTGTCTCATGGTTACGAGATTATAAATTG GGAGGAAACTTTCAATAACTTTGGAAAAAAACTGGACCGAAAAACTGTCGTGCATAATTG GCTAGGGGGTGGTGTAGCTCAGGAGGTGACTGCAGCAGGGTTACGCTGCATCGTAAGCAACCAAGATAAGTGGTATTTGGATCACGTGGACACGACATGGGATAAGTTCTACATGAACGAACCTTTGACTAATATTACAAACCCCAAGCACCAAAATTTGGTCATCGGAGGTGAAGTGTGCATGTGGGGTGAACACGTTGATGGTTCCGACATTCAACAGACTATTTGGCCCCGTGCTGCTGCTGCTGCAG aGCGGTTGTGGACAGCGTATGATCAGCTAGCTACCAATCCGAGTAAAGTGGCAAGAAGGTTGTCACACTTCCGGTGTCTGCTAAACCAGAGAGGTATTGCTGCCGCTCCTTTGTTTGGCTCTGGTAGAGCAGCTCCTGATGAACCGGGTTCCTGCTTTAAGCAATga